In Mauremys reevesii isolate NIE-2019 linkage group 13, ASM1616193v1, whole genome shotgun sequence, the sequence GCGATGGCCACCAAgtggttcaccccatgagcttcccagaGGCTTTTCATGGTCCCagccaggaaattagttcccgaaTCAGTAAGGATgttggagggccaacctaccctggcaaaaatgtctgttagtgcctggcacacactttaaaaaaaatattggagatatacctatctcctagaactggaagggaacttgaaaggtcattgagtccagccccctgccttcactagcaggaccaagtaggacttttagccctggtgttgcttaaaGCTACTGCTTCCAGCCATCGGGTAGCAAACTCCAtcaaagtcagtatgtactgatttcctctgggtgtcttctttgggaaaggacccagaatatccacagctacttgctgaaatgggacctcagtTATGGGGAGTcactggagaggggctttgacctggtcttgggggtTTTCCCACTCTTTGGAACAGCTCACAAGACTGGGCATAAGTAGAaacatccttgcccattccctcccggTGGAATGACCTCCCCAAACGgtctttggtcctgttcaccccagcatggccactaggaTGATCGTGGGCTATGCTCAAGAGCTTTAcccagtacttagttggaactaccaaatgtctctgaggatgccagtcttcctggttccaagctccctggaggctgtcatctgcttcctgctcagcctggaactgttcccttgatgctgaagacatcagttcctcactggattgtggacctgggcttggtccctctggaagcaaTGCAGGTGATGGGgctgtttccgttgactgtgaaccgctctccgctgttGCACTATgtggtatttcaggctctggctgagcctcttgggtagggttatctgctgctgctgccagttcaggcccgctggtgcCCTCTGGCGTTGGAGTTGTAGATGGGTTTGCAAGTGCTGGATTCAGTGCTGGCAACGGTTCTGGTGCTGATTGCTTTGCCAGTTCCAGTTCTGGAACTGGctttgtctggtctctgggactGGATCCACTACGGCTGTTGCAGTCTTTGGCAGTGAAtctggttccaccacctctgtctgggtctctggtagcacagacggggccctggtggacggctcaggaacagggatgggtgtggaAGCTTGCCTGACttggctgcgggtgaccattcccaccctcttggtcagcttcacatggttggccaaatcttcccccagcagcatgggaatgggataatcatcatagactgcaaaagtccacattcctgaccagccctagtactggacaggcaacttggctgtaggcaagtttaaagattttgacatgaatTGTCACTTggacctctgggttgatgaatttggggtccactaaggactggtggataGCTGAGacctgtgctccagtgtcccTCCACGCTGTAACCTTCTTCCCGCCCACACTCACAGTTTCCCTTCGCTCTGAGGGTACCtgggaggcatctgggcctgaggACTTTGGGTGTGACTCTGGTGTAATGAACTGCAGtctgttggggttcttggggcaattggccttcacatgccccagatcattacatttaaaacatcgcccagctgactgcTCACTGgggcgaggtgggttgctggagactggtgtggTGGGACAATAAAGTGTCTGGGGTTTTCCTTGGGAtgtaggtggggccttgggttgCCCCCGGTGATAGGGTTTCGTTTTGAGTAGCCCCTTCTGATATTCGCTCCAACTGCtactagtttttttcttttctgccacctCCACTCATTTGGCTCCAATTTTCCCCTCCTtgattacagttttgggcttcccatctaggatgtacctttctatttcctcaggaacaccctctaagaacgGCTCCATTTTCATTAGGAAGGGCAACTCTTCTGGAGATTTAacacttgctcctgatatccaggcatcccagtttttcacaatGTGGAAGGCGTGTCGGGTAAATGACAcgtctggtttccaccttagggctctgaaccgctgACGGGCATGCTCGGGTGTTAgtcccattctgattctggccttgtttttaaaaagttcacaACTGTTCATGTGTTCCCTAGGCATTTCGGccaccacctctgctaagggtccactgagctgtggcctcaggtTTACCATGTACTGGTCGGTAGAGATGCTGTACCCAAGGCGGCCTGGGTATCATcgcctgccttgtaggtggggaacTTTCTGGTATGGGAAGCGGTACCTGGAGGAGGATTGCCAGGGTTGCCTGGTATATTCTGCTTAGCCCTTGCCATCTCTATCTCCAGTGCATGCTTCCTCGcctccatttctttttcttttgcctcCAGAGCTCTCCTGTGGgcagcctctttggctttttcttctctttcagcagcttctttctcGAGTTGTTTTAATCCAATCAGTCTCTTatgttccttttctttctcttgtgCTTCCAGTGTGGCTAAATCCATTTTTTTCTGGACATCGCTGTCTGTCATCCTAGCCTTTCTGTGTTTAACCTGGCTATACCTGAgagttagaaagaaaaaaaaccaacccagttTGTGAATTCCTTTGCTACTGTAACTTGACCCCTCTGCCttcaggcagagaaaaaaaaaactctaaCAAGAAAattttgtccttttaaaatcctgctGTGCTTTTGGTTAAAAAATGATCTGACcgctctgccaccatgtcagggttccttccccacgcTGAACCCTAGGGTAGAGATGTGGGGACCCTCATGAAAGCCCCCTAAAcgtatttctaccagcttaggttaaaacttgatcactttgtaaccaattggctaggatattattctcaagcctccccaggaaagggggtgtaagggcttggggcagggccggtgcaaagaagtttcgcgccctaggtgaaacttccaccttgcgcccccccaccctgccaaccccgcccccccacggcagctaactcagccccccacccggggaacccccccccccgcagcagctatcCCCCCCACGACAGCTAACCCCTCTCTCCCCCTATCTCCCCACGGCAACTAACCCCACCTGGGGAGACTCCCCCTgtccccccacggcagctaaccccacccggggagactctcccccctcccctgctacggcagctaaccctgcctggggagactccccccgcggaagctaaccctgcctggggagcccgccccagctcacctcggctccgcctcctccactgagcacgccggcgctgctctaattctcctccccgcccaggcttgcggtgcTGATTGGAGGAGAcagagcgggggctgtgtgctcagcagaggaggcagagtggaggtgagctggggcggggagctggtcCCCTGTGCACCTCCCCCCcgggcacccccccacccagctcacctccactccacctcctcgcctcaGGGGACTTttaggcgcccccaaccactaggcgccctaggcggccacctagtttgcctaaatggttgcaccggccctggcttggggggatattttgggggaagaggaactccaagtggttcctttccctgtttcttgttaaatcacttggtggtggcagcgtaccaggttttaacctaagcgggtagaaataagcttagggggctttcatgcgggtccccacatctgtaccccagagttcagagtggggaaggaaccctgacattggtgcagaatccccccaggagaaATAGTATGTGCTCAGCATGTCTCAGCTGGGTGGGGACACAGCAACATTGATCCTGCTAGTCAAAGATTGAAATAATGCTTTGTCTATGCTGGCTCAGGAAATGCTTTTCCAGCCATGTTAGCTGCAAACCCATTGGCAACCGGACAATCATTATGGTAGATCGTAGAGTTGTGTCTCTGTATCTTAATCCTAGCTGCTATTCCTAAGGGCAGACTGGGCCTCACTAGCTGCCCTGCACTGCAAAGCCAGTATGACTACTGTAAAATACTAACCCTAAATATACCCCCAACAACCCCAATACTTAGCAATACCGCAAGGCAGCAGGCGGGCCCTTAGGTATTCCTGGGGGCTTCCCATTTCAGATCACTGCTTAGAAGGTGGCAGGGGGACTTCAGTAGGTGGGTTTGGATTGTCGTTGAATTTCATGTCACGGCAGAACAAGATGCTTTTCTTGCCCAGGCCCAGCTGGTACTGCCATATGTAGATCTTCTCCTTCGGCTGCAGGGTCAAGCTGACAGACTCTTCCACGTCAGTGGCGTTGCTCCAGTTTTCCTGCTCCGTGTTGACGCTTTTCCCGCCATATTGAGCTGTGAGGGAGAACTGGTACTTGGCAATGGCTTTGGTGAGGGCTCCTGACTGGTATGAGGCTGAGATGCTCACGCTCCAGTTGTGCTCTATGCTGCTCATCTTCTCCTTGGCATAGCCCACCTTCCTGGTGATCTTGTTCCAGGTGATGGGTGTGTTGGAATCATTGGAGATGGTCTTGATGGCTTTCCAGGTGCCGAAAGCTGAACCCTGGGTGATAGCCAATCCACCAGGGAGGAAGTTGACCACATCAGGGTGGAAGGAATAGGTTACGGCATCCGTGTTCTCGTGGAAATTGGTGGTTCGGTAATACTGGATCCCCCATTCGTCATGTGGCTTGACGAAATAATAATAGTCCTTGATGCCCCAGTAATAGAGGCCATCtctgcaggatgggtggaggctgTATTCGACAGCATCAGAATCGGTGTTCATGTTAGTGACCCTGCGGTAGACGCCCTTGCTCTGGAAGATGATGTAGAAGTACCCAAAGACTGAGAGATAATGGTCTCCTCCCTGGCAATTGGGGTGGAGATTGTAGACTTCGGCTTCTGCGTCCATGTTCATGTTGGACACACAGCGATAAGCCCCTCCTTTGATGATGTAGAAGAGGTCATCCTGGTGAGCGAGATAGTGCTCCCCACCctggcaggaggggtgcagactaAACACGTTCAGATCTTTTCCTTCGTTGAAATTGGTCGACCTCATGTAGCAGCCCAGGTCTGAGCGGACGACGTAGTAATATGTGTTCACCCCGCAGAAATCGGCCCCCGGGGCTTTGCTCTTGGGGACTATGGCAGGCATGGTGTTCGGCACTAGAAGATAAAATAGTTTCTTCCCATTGATTATTTTGCATTGCAGTAGCACTTGGagcccccagctgagatcagggccctattcTGCTAGGCATTGTCCATATACATAGTAAGCGAGGGTCCAGCTGGAAGAGATTACAAGCTCCATAAACCAGCATGGTGGGGCCCACAAACCCACAGTGTAAAGGGTAAATGAGCTGCTGTGGGCTCCAGTTACAACTGCAACAGGTGTCAGGCTTGGTGCGAGGGGTAACAAGGGCAGAACCCGGCTCAGCTAGGGGCTGCCTGGGAAGGAGAGCAGATTTCCCGTTCTCCCTGGGATCAGGGACTGCTTGAGCAGCTGCCACTGGCTGGGTCTCCCTGAGGGAAGATATGCCCCATGCGGTGCTGTCGTTCCTTGATTGGGTGCTGGTGACTTGTCTGAGGTTGTGGTGCCCTGACAAAGGGGGTGACAGCTTGGTTTCTTTACACCTGACATAGGCCTTGGTAGTGGTGTGTCTGGGTTTGGGGTCCCATCTCAGAGCTTGATTTTGGGGGGATATTTGCACTCACGCCTCCCCGACGCTAGCTGGAGAATGGGGGGATCGGTGCTCCAGGAAAGCAAGCTGAGGTTACTTAATCAGGGGCCAGGCTGGCACATGTTCCCGACAAGATAAAGGAGCATTGTTCCCATGGTACAGGGGGATATTGGCAGCATGGGCTATGGCTTAACCTTCATTCCCTCATTGCTTGGGACTCCCCTTTCCCATCCCCTCTGGTCCCCCCTTCCTGGGGAccacccttcccccatcccctcaggATCCCCCTTCCCTGCATCCTCTCAGGATCCTCCTTCCCAGGGACCCCCCTTTCCCCAATCCCCTCAGGATCCCCCTTCCCAAAGACTCCCtatcctatctcatagaactggaagggaccttgataggccCCCCTTTCCCCAATCCACTCAGGATCCCCCTTCCCGGGTCCCCCCTTCCTCCAATCCCCTCAGGATCTCCCTTCCCGGGGCCCCCCTTCCTCCAATCCCCTCAGGATCTCCCTTCCTGGGGACTCCCCTTCCCCTCA encodes:
- the LOC120379814 gene encoding uncharacterized protein LOC120379814 → MPAIVPKSKAPGADFCGVNTYYYVVRSDLGCYMRSTNFNEGKDLNVFSLHPSCQGGEHYLAHQDDLFYIIKGGAYRCVSNMNMDAEAEVYNLHPNCQGGDHYLSVFGYFYIIFQSKGVYRRVTNMNTDSDAVEYSLHPSCRDGLYYWGIKDYYYFVKPHDEWGIQYYRTTNFHENTDAVTYSFHPDVVNFLPGGLAITQGSAFGTWKAIKTISNDSNTPITWNKITRKVGYAKEKMSSIEHNWSVSISASYQSGALTKAIAKYQFSLTAQYGGKSVNTEQENWSNATDVEESVSLTLQPKEKIYIWQYQLGLGKKSILFCRDMKFNDNPNPPTEVPLPPSKQ